From a region of the bacterium genome:
- a CDS encoding YebC/PmpR family DNA-binding transcriptional regulator: MAGHSKWANIKHRKGAQDAKRAKVFTRLIREITVAARQSGGDPESNPRLRSAMYAGRTANMPNDTIEKAIKRGTGELDGMIIEEVSYEGYGPGGVAILVECQTDNKNRTTAEVRHVFSKYGGNLGANGCVSYLFERKGQITVASAGTDFDTVMDAAIEAGADDVEQEGDEFLVMTAMGDLHLVSKTLGDAGLTVTAAELVQVPGTLIKVEGGEATTLMKLVTHMDDLDDVSQVSANFDIDDATMAEIMENI, encoded by the coding sequence ATGGCCGGACATTCCAAATGGGCGAACATCAAGCACCGCAAGGGGGCGCAGGACGCCAAGCGGGCCAAGGTGTTCACCCGGCTCATTCGAGAAATCACCGTCGCCGCCCGTCAGAGCGGCGGCGATCCCGAATCGAATCCCCGCCTGCGCTCGGCCATGTACGCCGGGCGCACGGCCAACATGCCCAACGACACGATCGAGAAGGCCATCAAGCGGGGCACGGGCGAGCTCGACGGCATGATCATCGAGGAGGTCAGCTACGAGGGCTACGGCCCGGGCGGCGTGGCCATTCTCGTCGAGTGCCAGACCGACAACAAGAACCGCACGACCGCCGAGGTCCGTCACGTATTCTCGAAGTACGGCGGCAACCTCGGCGCGAACGGCTGCGTCAGCTACCTCTTCGAGCGCAAGGGGCAGATCACCGTGGCGTCGGCGGGCACCGACTTCGACACCGTCATGGACGCGGCCATCGAGGCCGGGGCCGACGACGTGGAGCAGGAGGGCGACGAGTTCCTGGTGATGACGGCCATGGGCGACCTGCACCTGGTGAGCAAGACCCTCGGCGACGCGGGCCTGACGGTGACCGCGGCCGAGCTGGTCCAGGTGCCGGGCACCCTGATCAAGGTCGAGGGCGGCGAAGCCACCACGCTGATGAAGCTGGTGACCCACATGGACGACCTGGACGACGTCTCGCAGGTGTCGGCGAACTTCGACATCGACGATGCGACCATGGCCGAGATCATGGAGAACATCTGA
- the ruvC gene encoding crossover junction endodeoxyribonuclease RuvC produces MIILGVDPGSHATGYGVIDTGPVVRMVAGGVIRTPAGAPLSERLLTIHEELTAVIAAHAPMQMAVEDLFNAKNARSSLVLGHARGVILLAGARAGLAVSEYAPREVKQALTGNGAATKEQVRFMVMRLLGLGQEPPLDLSDALAVALAHKGRSRMRGLG; encoded by the coding sequence ATGATCATCCTCGGGGTCGATCCCGGCTCGCACGCGACCGGCTACGGCGTCATCGACACCGGGCCGGTCGTTCGCATGGTGGCCGGGGGCGTGATCCGCACGCCGGCGGGCGCCCCCCTCAGCGAGCGCCTGCTGACGATCCACGAGGAACTAACGGCCGTGATTGCCGCGCACGCGCCCATGCAGATGGCGGTGGAGGACCTCTTCAACGCCAAGAATGCCCGCAGTTCGCTGGTGCTCGGCCACGCCCGGGGGGTCATCCTGCTGGCCGGGGCCCGGGCCGGTCTCGCGGTCAGCGAGTACGCGCCGCGCGAGGTGAAGCAGGCCCTGACCGGCAACGGCGCCGCCACCAAGGAGCAGGTGCGCTTCATGGTTATGCGCCTGCTCGGCCTCGGCCAGGAGCCGCCCCTCGACCTGTCCGACGCGCTGGCGGTGGCCCTGGCCCACAAGGGGCGCAGCCGGATGCGCGGCCTGGGCTGA